Proteins encoded within one genomic window of Triticum aestivum cultivar Chinese Spring chromosome 2D, IWGSC CS RefSeq v2.1, whole genome shotgun sequence:
- the LOC123049640 gene encoding F-box protein At5g25290-like, translating into METETVVRNLPELPRDVLMDIFALLEIPDLMRAGSVCSSWRSVYISLRSELELYKRPQTPCLLYTSESAADNVACLYSLAEKRVYNLTLPDPPIRSRYLIGSSHGWLITADEKSELHLLNPITCQQIALPSVITNERVKPVFDDAGTLKEYEWWEPKHDIELDCEVDGHHKSTHALDKLRDLFYHRVRIFPDPSTGSYIVVLTHSESQQLSFARVGDCNKWTLLPVGYDYQDYIYMDGLLYAFTSFGQIDTFDLHSPTITRNRIVGDMKTYTQGRLYVIQAPSGDLLQVHRNSEIQDTDDDGEEFIFVTNNILLYKVDMVAKDLVLVNDLHDQVLFLGCNQSQYLSAGEFSQLKPNCVYFTDDDTCASEYKNCCRDIGVINLENNKRE; encoded by the exons ATGGAGACCGAGACTGTGGTCAGAAACTTGCCGGAGCTGCCGCGGGACGTATTGATGGATATCTTCGCCCTCCTGGAGATCCCAGACCTCATGCGTGCGGGCTCCGTCTGCTCCTCCTGGCGGTCTGTCTATATCAGCCTACGCAGCGAGCTTGAGCTGTACAAACGGCCCCAGACGCCTTGCCTCCTCTACACCTCTGAATCTGCCGCGGACAACGTAGCTTGTCTCTACAGCCTCGCGGAAAAGCGGGTCTACAATCTGACTCTTCCGGATCCACCCATCCGGAGTAGATATCTGATTGGGTCCTCACACGGCTGGCTGATCACCGCCGACGAGAAGTCCGAGCTACACCTTCTCAATCCGATCACCTGTCAACAGATTGCTCTCCCGTCAGTGATCACCAACGAGAGGGTGAAGCCGGTCTTTGACGATGCAGGCACACTTAAGGAGTACGAGTGGTGGGAGCCGAAGCACGACATTGAGCTCGACTGTGAAGTGGATGGTCACCATAAGTCAACCCATGCTCTCGACAAGCTTCGTGACCTGTTCTACCACAGGGTACGCATATTTCCTGACCCGTCCACAGGAAGCTACATTGTGGTTCTCACCCACAGCGAATCGCAACAGCTTTCGTTTGCGAGGGTAGGAGATTgtaa TAAGTGGACCTTGCTGCCGGTGGGTTATGACTATCAAGACTACATCTACATGGATGGCCTATTGTATGCCTTCACAAGCTTTGGACAAATTGATACATTTGATCTCCACAGTCCTACCATTACAAGGAATAGAATTGTAGGCGACATGAAGACTTATACTCAAGGGCGGCTGTACGTTATCCAGGCTCCATCCGGTGATCTGCTGCAAGTTCACAGGAATTCGGAGATCCAAGATACCGATGATGATGGTGAGGAGTTCATATTTGTGACTAACAACATATTGTTATATAAGGTTGACATGGTAGCAAAAGATCTTGTGTTAGTAAACGACTTGCATGATCAAGTGCTATTTCTTGGGTGTAACCAGTCGCAATACCTTAGCGCTGGAGAATTCTCTCAGCTGAAGCCAAATTGTGTCTACTTCACTGATGATGATACATGTGCTTCGGAATATAAGAATTGCTGCCGGGATATAGGTGTCATAAACTTGGAAAACAACAAAAGGGAATAA